AGCTGTAAGTATAATTCTGAAGATTTGCTTGAAATCCTGAGACGCTATAGCCTGGatcctgttttgaaaaaaatgatgGAAATTGGTTAAAAATATGTCTGTGCAAATGTGACTGAATTGCAGTAGGTATTATACTCTGTAGCTTGAAACAGAGATCGATAAAAACCTAATCGGGAAATAACAAGCATTTAATACATCAAAGCAACATGAGACCTCATTAGactccaaaaacaaacaacaacaaaaacaacaaaaaaacaccaacagCAAAGCCCCAAGTGAATGTACAATAGACtcattttaaaagagatttttttggggggggtcagGTATAATAGAGTCATCGGGTTTAAAGTTAGGTGTTTGTAGCAAACTCTGTGTGTTACTGAAGCGTGAGGGTCAAGTATAATGACAAACGTAATTTATTTAGCACATTTAAGAGAATCTTACTCTTCATCACACAACAATTAAGCTAAAGATGAGCTCGAATGTTCAAAAAGATACTTGTCCTGGCGGATTTTATTTGCCCCAAAAAATCGGTTTATTAGTCACTGGAAgaataatctattttaaaataaactattttaggTGCAAACCactattgtatttattttacaaatagctTTTCGCATGGCAACAGGAGTCGCATAGGATTTACAAATATTATGGTTTTCTCATCCACCCTCTAAAACGGATGccccaaaaggaaaacaaaacacatcCCTGGCTAGCCATGCTCACAACgtgctttaataaaacaaaacagcccTAGGTTGCGTCCCAAATACCAGTCTACATTGATGTGGATTCGCCTCCCTTGTGGATCCACCTGCAGTTTCATCCCAGAATCTTGATTTAGGAGCTTGGGGCAACGAAATTCGCTTGATTCTTGATCCCGCCgccctttctcccctctcccccccccccccgccccagtttaGCTCAGGAAGGTTAGGCAGCATCACCAGTTCCAGGAGACTATGGCAGGGTGTGCTAAGTGCTGGTAGGCCGGGAAGAGGCTCAGGGCAGCGGCGGAGCTGGGCTGGAAGGTTTGGTACCCTTGGATTGTGAACGCAGTTTGTGTGTTGCAGCCCAGCTTGTCCCGCGCCGCTCCCGCTCCCGGGCTGGGGGTACAGCTCTGGCACGGTTTGCCATCCCTGACCAGCACTGGCACCACGACTCTCCTgagcagagggggctggttgAGTTCGGTGCTGCAGGACCCTTCCGTTTTAGCCCTTTTCATTTTGTACCTGTGGTTCTGGAACCAGATCTTGACTTGGGTGGGGGTCAGGCTGAGCAAATGGGCCAACTGCTCCCGTTCCGGCGCCGAGAGGTACCTCTGCTGCTGGAACCGCCTCTCCAGCTCCAGGGTCTGTGCTTTGGAGAAGAGCACtcgcctctttttctttttctcagctTCCGAGCCGTGGGGCGGGTGCGATCTTTGGGTGGAATCGGGTAAACTCGTTTCTGGACCGCTCTCATCGGAAGCTGGGGACAGCAATAACAGTGGCAGGGTTAGAGGGAGAGCAAGTAGCCGCCACTAGCAGGATCAGGTACCTATAGCCCCACAGATAAGATGGGGAAGGGATGCTGGTGTGAGCAAGGTGCTTTTGGGTCATTCTGATTGGAACAGTGAAAGTTACCATTGTTTAAAAGCCCGAAAGAATTCTAATAGGAATCAGGAGATTCTATCTAAAATCCCGATTTGGGAACAAATTAAACCGAAAAGACAGGATTGCCTCGCTTTTCCACGTGTCATAGCTGTACCGTGTGCAAGATCGAATCTCTGTATACAGTATGCACAATATGTAAACCCTGCAGAGGTTAATATAATCTGTATATCGGTATGCCGTAAGGTTATTATAACAGCTATCATGTTTCTTTTAATAATTGCTGTTCCTGtatctcttttcttctgcagctcCGTTACTTTAATACGAAGCATGGTTCGGGGTGATACGTTCATTTTTTATGATACATGCACAGACCTTACACAATCTATAAAAGTTACAGCTTAATAATAAATACACGGATTCTTGTGTAGATGCGTATTTCTACACACTTGGATTCTATTAGGCTACATACTATTTATGTTTTGTACATGGATTCAGACTGAAAATTGGAGCACGTGTATTATTAGATTTGGAACCCCTCCATTACATATAGAATTGCAGCAAGGAAAAAGAAGGACAATTCTGATAAACTTTAAAGCTTATGGTGTGTATCTATGTGAGcatttacatacatatatatgcGTACAGGTACACCTATATATCTTCAGATCTCATGAGCTATATCTACCCATATGCCCTTAAGCGTGTTGTCAGtattttcctgctgttttatTGCTGCAATTCAACCAGTGTTCTCCAAGAAATCCAGGCTGGCTCCTGCGGAGTGTTGGATTGGCCCCGATAAAAAAGGTATGTTACGCTTGCGGTGTCCTGTTTATTTCATACTCACACAGATAATGGTTTCTGTCGCTTTCGATCCATTCCCCGTACGGCGAGCTGGCGTACTTCTCTGACGGGTGGCGATCCGAGTCCTGCTTGATGTTGTTAGCATCCTGCTCCGGCAAATCCAAAATGCTCCTCACCGTAAAACTGATCCTGCCAGCTGTGGCCATTGTAGGGTCGGTCGCCTTTGCCACAAACTCCCTCGGAGCTACAAAATAACGGCGCCAAGCTACGCGGGAACCTGCGGACTCAAGGGGATGCTCGCTCCATGCCAGCCGAAGCCCGAATATTAGTGTCGTTTACAGAGGTGTCCTGTTTATATAAACAGTCCTCGCCACTGCAAACACTGCCCGCTTTCAAACCGTCCCTGTCTGGGGGCTGCTAAGCACCTGAATTAGTCAAGTGCTAAAGCTCTAATGGGAGTAGGGGTAACCCCGCCGAGAGAATAACCCGTTACCTCCCAAAGACAGCAGGAAACGGGCTTCATCATTACATATTCTGTCTGATTAGCCCAAAGTGGGGACAGATAATGGTAATTGTTAGCAGTGAATAACATCTTGGGTGGTATGTGGTGACCAACAACCGCCCCCCTCCATCCACCACCATCGCCACCACCGTCCCCGCTAGGCGCAGGAACATCCCCAGAGCTTGGCcagccccccgcccgcccccaccccaggccgGAGTTTGTTCATTGTCGGTTTTATTCCTGGCCTTCATTGGGCTCGCAGCACACGCAGCTAGAGCCCCCAGGCCATGGCAGGTTTGCTGAGCCACGGGGGGCTGGTTGGCACCTCCAGCCGTTTGTTTCCACTAGAAAAAGGGGGTCGTTCTAGGAAACGGCTTCACTCCCGTCAGGGATCGATTTGGGCGTCTGCTCCTGCTTTTCCAGGGGCTCGTGTaaacctgggggcggggggggggcgccagGTTCCCGAGACATCGCCAGGTCCCAAGGCGATGTGCTATTTGTGGCAAGAGGTGACCGAGCGGGGCTCCGAGGTCGGCTCTCTCCCGCCGGGCGCCGCAGGGACGGGACCCCCTGCCGCTGGGGAAGCGAGCAGGcgcccggggggtgggggtgggggggcgcttCGTCGCGGGTGGACACACTTTGAAAGGGACGGGGCCAAAAAGGCGCAGGAGCAAGCGCTGGCTCTGAAGCCGGGTCCGATGTGAACcgcgggggcagggcggggcaccGAGGCGCAGCGCTTGCACCCGCCGGCTCCACTTTCTTCCTGTGTGTCAGACGCCTGGGGGCTTTCTCTGGCCTCCACCCTGCGAGGCGGAGGCCATCGGGGGAGTCTCCAATCGGCGTCGATGCGTCGGCCTTGAGAAGGCTTCAGGGTAGGACGCAAATGTGGCCTTTCCCCATGGCCGTTCCCTCGGGCGGGTCCCAGTGAAGCCGGTGGGCATCGTCTAACTTCCTGCAAAGGGGAATTTTGGTAGCGGCTTTGGGGTCAACAAAGAGGCCCAGTCAGCGTTTCACACGGTAAACAGCAagatgaccggtttcagagtagccgcccggttagtctggattcgcaaaaaggaaaggaggacttgtggcgccttagagactaccCGATtgatttgcgcataagctttcctgagctacggctcactgcatcggatgcaccATGATAGGCCTTGAACCTCATGATCGAGCCATAAATAAGCGATGTTCACCGCTGGGGGTCAACCCCGGTGCTTCTGGTTTAAATCGGTGGGATCGCGGCCCGTATTTCCACCTCCTCAGACCAAGGGATGGTGGCTCACACCCCCGCCTGGATGTGAGTCGCCAACCGCTCTCCCTGCCTGGGGCGAGCTGATCTCCAAGCGATCCCCACCCGCTGGAGCTGGTGTCGCTCCAAGGGCGGGGAGCCCTGGAGACATAAACGGGCAAGTCTGGCTCCTGGTAAATAGAGGCAACAGGAGCCCTTTACGACAGGCGGCACCTCGCTTTCCCAAGCAGCGCTCCTTTCATCTGGACCGTCCAAAGTACAAACAAAACGGCCAGGTGGGTTCAAAAGTGTGTGCCGCGTTATGCCTGTGAAACATACACGGTCATATTTACATACTAGTTTAATCTCTCGCGTGTAACGTTTCAAATGGGCCTATATACACGCACGCACCAAACAAATGTACCAATGatattaacacccccccccccacacacacacacacacactgctctggGTATGGCTTCCGGATGCAGTTGCACTTGATAGGGAAAATGTAAACAGAGCGATAATGGCAAGGGAACGAGACAGATTTATATCTGACAGATTTGTGGGCTAGATGAACAGGGCCCAAAGCTCCTTTTTGGCCAACTTCCTGCATATTTCTTGGAGACTGGACAGGCTCCATATAAAAGATTCCCAGGCCATGATTATTGGAGCCACCTATCAAGCGTGCCTGGTGACAGTAGTTATCTTCCCTGTTCCAAGATCAGCCTCCCAAACGTCCTGGGTGGTCGGACCGAGGGGAACACAAATACATGCCAACTGCTAGCCTGTGAACAAAGGGGAAATGTAGCCCTATGTCCTGGACCTGTTGGAAGCATTTGTTCCAGTCAAGATTTTGCATTTGTTCAGATCTGGAATAATAGGTGATTGACGCCTCCTCACAATGTTCTTTAACTCTCCGGGATAAATCGGAGCTTGTTTCTTGTTGTCATGGTTTTCAATAGGGTTCAATGGGATTTGAACCACTATCGACTCTGCTTTACGTCTACTGCAGCCTAGTCCatacaaatttattagttatgtctttttaaatgagattaaatTGAAATGCCTTGCTTTCCCTCCATGCAACGACTCATTCAGGGATAGGTGGCCCTGTatctcctaatcattttaatcCCAGCAGAGATCCATAAACTGCGCTCGACAAGGTATGTATAGTATAATGTGTATTGTATTGTGGCGCTCCCGAGCTATGACTGATAACAGCTTACTGGTAGTTTGTAATGGATTCAGATCCCTCTGCAAACAAAGCAATGAGATTATAACAAAAGCATATTTAATATGTCGGGCCCTGGGGCCATACAGAGGCAACCAGTAGTGCTAGTACCAATGAAGTGAGGCAATACGTTGAATTGCAGTTGTAAAGGCCCCCCAAATAAAAGACACCGAAAAGTACTTATTAGTATCTCGTATGCAAACATATTCTTACTGCGCTGGGGTTTTTTGGAGTTCACAGAGGCACAAATTTATACTGTAGTCAAGGTGGCTCTTAAATGAAGTTTGCCAAGCACCCTCTAAAGAAAGTGTAAAAACTTTGTAAGGGAAAAAAGTcaggatgagagaaagaaagtCTCTACTTCAGTGACCTCTCTTAGCCTTTTAATCTATTTAACATCCTAAACCCACACTGATGTGTAGAAATAAGTAAATGGTACTCTTCAAGCCTTAAGAGCTCTTCAGCATCAAATATTTGCTCTTACTCTTAGAGTTTTTCTCAAATAGCACAAGAAACGGTCCCCTTATAACAGCTGAACTGTCTAATATACCTACCTATTGTTATCTCTTCGGCATATTTGGTTTCAAAGGAAAATGTAATAACCTCAAGTGTGTTGTGGCTTGTTTTGATTGGGATCTACTTGGATACATTTGAAATTctgcgtctctctctctcccttcgtTTTAATGTCTCCTATCTCAGAGTTCCACCTTCAGCTGGAATACTTTTTTATGAGCTTTTAAACCACCGAGATACATATCCATTTAGAAGTTCTTAATGTCTGCAGGTTCGGTTCCCTGAAACAACCCTGCTAATCGGTGGTCATTTGGCAAATGGCGAGATCAAATTCTTTGATAAAGATGTATTGTATCGaataaaaaaaaggaggacttgtggcaccttagagactaacacatttatttgagcataagctttcccgagctacagctcacttcaaaagcttatgctcaaataaatgtgttagtctctaaggtgccacaagtactctttttctttttgcggatacggactaacacggctgctactctgaaaccttgtatcGAATAGTCACTTTCAGAATCAGGTGGGACGTTTTTCAAGAAGAGACGCAGGTTGAACAGTGCGTAATATTCCTATTATTGAGTTTAAAGCACAAGTGACTTTGTTTATAGTTACTAGTAATAAAGACACTTACCTGTAAAGTTACACTACCAATTCCCAGGTCTCTGTAACTGCAACTTGCATAACGCTATACATTTTGTATGCCCCATATATGCAGAAAATACTATATAATCGTATCACATTATAATACAAACATAGGATTTCTATTTCTCTAGGCAcgtacacacacactatatagaCACAGTATCACGTCTATGTGTGTTTACACGCTCTGTGTACGTGTACATAAAAACACATACATTCTTTGCAGAATCGATGTCTAATTTATTTCATGGTGTCCAGGTAAAGAGTCCGATCCTGctgtcattaaaatcaatggctacATTTACATTGACTCCAATAGGATTAGCATGAGTCCCAAAATTTAGGTTACAGTTTGAATGAATTCCTCAACTCCTCTCTCAGGCTTCATGAAAAAGCTATTTGCATGTTGAGTTGTCTGAGCAGTCATTTCACTTACAAATATGCAATCCACTTGGTATCATCGTGAATTTTCCTGCACATAATTAAATTTCAATAATGTTGCCCAAGGCgatgtttatttgtattgtttatTCTTATTTCCACTGCTCATTTATTCCAAGAATATGGTTTTCCTCTGGGTCTAAGAAGCCTCCTTTACTTAAGCATCGAGCTCTTTTAAAGTAACTACTGCTTGATGCAGTCTGAGAAGATTTAGAAACATCCATAGAAAATTCCATTACGAATGTGTCCCAACTAAATGAAAGTTGTGCACCCTCCTACAGCTATTGGCGTCTGTATTAGACTGAGGGGAATTTCCTCCAGGAGTGTGCattctggattttaaaatggttGCGGGTAAACCAGTGTCTTACAACTGTGTTATACTCTTCCTACATACTATATTGGAAAAGAGGGAACATGATCTAGTCCTGCTAGTGAATTCGATCAAGAGCTGCCAATTTGTTCGAAGCCATTTTTACTCCGGCTTCAAGTGAAATAGCTTACGAAAAATCGATcagccaataaaaataaaaatatgcagtttTGGAAGGCGAACGATAatgattttccccaaaaaaacg
This DNA window, taken from Dermochelys coriacea isolate rDerCor1 chromosome 6, rDerCor1.pri.v4, whole genome shotgun sequence, encodes the following:
- the NKX2-8 gene encoding homeobox protein Nkx-2.8; the encoded protein is MATAGRISFTVRSILDLPEQDANNIKQDSDRHPSEKYASSPYGEWIESDRNHYLSSDESGPETSLPDSTQRSHPPHGSEAEKKKKRRVLFSKAQTLELERRFQQQRYLSAPEREQLAHLLSLTPTQVKIWFQNHRYKMKRAKTEGSCSTELNQPPLLRRVVVPVLVRDGKPCQSCTPSPGAGAARDKLGCNTQTAFTIQGYQTFQPSSAAALSLFPAYQHLAHPAIVSWNW